From a single Sinomonas atrocyanea genomic region:
- a CDS encoding MFS transporter — translation MSSRRLLHEFPTGWRRRVYVSVVILAVFISAYEGQLAPILPLLLSDLHMPLQTYGLITAASLLVGAFAGYIGGGLVDRVGRVRILVPFSFLSAGACLFMAGSDSMLHFLIARILLAFVEGVAVAGTAPLIRDFTPRVGRAQAYALWTWGPVGASFFAAAIAALTLGAFGHSWRSQVYLMGAFACVGAVAVALVLRDLSPEVRRTVRSTEHTVHSAQHPLHERADAGGRRLRLLLQRPTVWAHVAAMALMYVFLATMNSYAQIMLVDHFALSIQLASGVAMAFWLCNLGGGILFSWLSDRVQRRKPFMLAGSAAATVLLAAFIASMTAGHQAPLALLILLLAATGLALGAVFGPWMASFSEDIEEVHPDIQGLAFGLNHLVTRLFVLASVLLAPRVVAAAGWETWMIAATVAIAGFLAVITLVPDHRRKDMRDSEAPATAAAQEAGTSLS, via the coding sequence TTGTCCTCTCGCAGACTGCTCCACGAGTTCCCCACCGGCTGGCGCCGCCGAGTGTACGTGAGCGTGGTGATCCTGGCCGTCTTCATCTCGGCCTACGAGGGCCAGCTGGCGCCGATCCTGCCGCTGCTCCTGTCCGACCTCCACATGCCCCTGCAGACCTACGGCCTGATCACGGCCGCCTCGCTCCTGGTGGGCGCCTTCGCCGGCTACATCGGGGGCGGGCTGGTCGACCGCGTCGGGCGGGTGCGGATCCTCGTGCCCTTCTCCTTCCTCTCGGCGGGGGCCTGCCTGTTCATGGCCGGCTCCGACTCGATGCTCCACTTCCTCATCGCGCGGATCCTGCTGGCCTTCGTCGAAGGCGTTGCGGTGGCCGGGACGGCCCCGCTCATCCGCGACTTCACCCCCCGCGTGGGCCGGGCGCAGGCCTACGCGCTGTGGACCTGGGGGCCCGTGGGGGCGAGCTTCTTTGCCGCCGCCATCGCCGCCCTTACGCTCGGGGCGTTCGGCCACTCGTGGCGCTCCCAGGTGTACCTGATGGGCGCCTTCGCATGTGTCGGGGCAGTCGCGGTGGCCCTGGTGCTCCGCGACCTCTCTCCCGAGGTCCGAAGGACCGTCCGGTCCACGGAGCACACAGTCCATTCCGCGCAGCACCCGCTCCACGAGCGCGCTGATGCCGGCGGAAGGCGGCTCCGGCTGCTGCTGCAGCGCCCGACGGTGTGGGCCCACGTGGCCGCCATGGCGCTCATGTACGTCTTCCTCGCCACCATGAACTCCTACGCGCAGATCATGCTCGTCGACCACTTCGCCCTGAGCATCCAGCTGGCCTCAGGCGTCGCCATGGCCTTCTGGCTGTGCAACCTGGGCGGCGGCATCCTCTTCTCCTGGCTCTCGGACCGCGTGCAGAGGAGGAAGCCCTTCATGCTCGCCGGCAGCGCCGCCGCCACCGTCCTGCTCGCGGCGTTCATCGCCTCGATGACTGCAGGCCACCAGGCACCCCTGGCCCTGCTGATCCTGCTACTCGCCGCAACCGGCCTCGCGCTGGGGGCAGTCTTCGGCCCCTGGATGGCCAGCTTCTCCGAGGACATCGAGGAGGTCCACCCCGACATCCAGGGACTCGCCTTCGGCCTGAACCATCTCGTGACGCGGCTCTTCGTCCTCGCCTCGGTGCTCCTCGCGCCCCGCGTCGTGGCCGCCGCCGGCTGGGAGACCTGGATGATCGCCGCGACGGTGGCCATCGCAGGCTTCCTCGCGGTGATAACCCTCGTCCCGGACCACAGGCGCAAGGACATGCGGGACAGCGAGGCACCCGCGACAGCGGCCGCACAGGAAGCCGGCACCTCCCTCAGCTGA
- a CDS encoding serine hydrolase domain-containing protein, with protein MEHARRRQDPEALRAHFLQSSETTPTRRVWRGAGGPWHLQSEAQDLGSLELAGDGLRTLDSFLAESESTAILVLHRGNVVYERYMRGMRPHDLHVTASMSKSLVGLLGAVLARERQLDRGRALHHYVPELAGTAFGDAAVDHLLHMATAVRYEGRPFNKESEAQRFFTAVGILPRPHDYNGPRNLMERLSTAHAEHEPGTIFRYENGNTEALAEAIRRVTGASLSELLSDVLWSKIGAQEDALFGLDGQRREIACGRFAATLRDIARVGELLRCGGALGAHQVLPEEIVRGIPTIPAGPAHDVLGPGDRRINSPVMAYHDFWWVPYNDEGAFVARGRSGQRLYVSPERETVIAHFGAHVIDPAVPVPQFEHVFRQIAHHLSHGS; from the coding sequence ATGGAACACGCCCGGCGGAGGCAGGACCCTGAAGCCCTGCGCGCCCACTTCCTCCAGAGCAGTGAGACCACACCCACCCGCAGGGTCTGGCGCGGCGCCGGCGGCCCGTGGCACCTGCAATCCGAGGCCCAGGACCTCGGCTCGCTGGAACTCGCCGGCGACGGCCTGCGGACCCTCGACAGCTTCCTGGCCGAGTCGGAGAGCACCGCGATCCTGGTCCTGCACCGGGGGAACGTCGTGTATGAGCGGTACATGCGCGGCATGCGGCCGCACGACCTGCACGTCACCGCCTCGATGAGCAAGTCTCTGGTCGGGCTGCTCGGTGCGGTACTGGCCCGGGAGCGGCAGCTCGACCGCGGCCGCGCTCTGCATCACTACGTGCCCGAGCTCGCCGGCACTGCGTTCGGCGACGCGGCGGTCGACCATCTGCTGCACATGGCGACCGCGGTCCGATACGAGGGACGCCCCTTCAACAAGGAGAGCGAAGCGCAGCGGTTCTTCACCGCCGTCGGCATCCTGCCCAGACCTCACGACTACAACGGCCCACGGAACCTCATGGAACGGCTCTCGACCGCCCACGCAGAACACGAGCCCGGTACGATCTTCCGTTACGAGAACGGCAACACCGAAGCGCTGGCCGAAGCCATCCGCAGGGTCACCGGTGCCTCCCTGTCCGAGCTGCTCTCCGACGTCCTCTGGTCCAAGATCGGTGCGCAGGAGGACGCGTTGTTCGGCCTCGATGGGCAACGTCGCGAGATCGCATGCGGCCGCTTCGCAGCCACCCTTCGCGATATCGCACGTGTTGGTGAACTGTTACGTTGTGGCGGAGCGCTGGGCGCACACCAGGTGCTCCCGGAGGAGATCGTCCGCGGCATCCCCACGATCCCCGCAGGGCCGGCCCACGACGTCTTAGGCCCGGGAGACCGGAGAATAAATAGCCCCGTCATGGCTTACCACGACTTCTGGTGGGTCCCCTACAACGATGAGGGTGCGTTTGTGGCCCGCGGCCGCTCGGGACAGCGCCTCTACGTTTCTCCGGAAAGGGAAACCGTGATCGCGCACTTCGGGGCTCACGTCATCGACCCGGCTGTTCCCGTGCCCCAGTTCGAGCACGTGTTCCGACAGATCGCCCACCACCTTTCGCACGGATCATAA